The Sagittula stellata E-37 sequence GTCAGGTCCCACAACTCTACCAATGCGCGCCACGGGTCCTCGGCAAGGCACAGGTAGTTGCCCTCGACGATCACCGTCTCGGTCTCCGGGCCGATGCGCTCCGCTCCGGCGATGGCGATTTCCCGGGTACGGTCGAAGACCGGCAGTATGACCTCGTCCTCTTGGGCGACACGGGCGAGGCAGGCTCGGAAACCGCCGAAGTCGAAGGTCTCCGGCGCACCCTTGCGCGGCAGCAGGCCAGCGGGCCGCAGCAACCGGTCGTCGAGGTGAAATCCGTCCATCGGCATGACCGCCGCATTGGGTGTCCGCGCTGCAACCACATGCGCCAGCGTCGATTTCCCGGAACCCGGCGCCCCGGCCAGAGCGACCAGCCTCCGCCGCCCTCGTGCCGGTGTCTCGGCGATCCGCTCTGCAACCAGCGCCGCGCTTTTCTGAACGTCCATGGCCACCCCCTTCCCGATTGGTGAGGGTCCGCGCCGGGCTTGTCAACGCAGAGGGGCTTTCAGCTCAGCCGAAGAGACGACCGCGCGCCCGGATGGCAGCCAGTGCGACGACGGCCAGATAGGCCCAGTCGAGCAAAACCAACAGATACCACGGGTGGGTGAAGCTGAACCCGATCACCGTGACCGTGGCAAACAGGATGACCGCGATCATGCGGCGCGGCACCTTGATCGCCTTCGGGGACGGCGTCTTCAGCTTGGAGATCATCAGCACACCGATCAGCGCGAGCCAGAGGGCGACCATGGCCGGTGCCTCCCCCGCGTCCCATCCGCCGGCAAGCATCATGAAAACCGGCAGAAGGCCCAGCATGGCCCCCGCAGGTGCAGGCACACCGACGAAGTGGCGTTTCGGCCCGGCACTCTCATCGGCCTGCCCCGACATGACGTTGAACCGCGCGAGCCGCAGGCAGGTGGCGGCGGCGAACAGCAGCGCAAAGACCCAGCCGAACCCGCCGGTATGGGCCAGGTGCACCTGGTAGACGACAACCGCCGGTGCGACGCCGAAGCACAGGAAATCGGACAGCGAGTCCAGTTGCGCCCCCATCGGCGACTCGGCCTTCAGCTTGCGGGCGAGCAACCCGTCGAGGCCGTCCGCCAGCGCGGCGATCAGGATGGCGAAGACCGCGGCCCCGAACCGTCCCTCCATCGCGAACCGGATGGCCGTGAAGCCAAAGCTCATGCCGGTCAGCGTGACCATGTTGGGCAGGAGCATCAGCAGAGAGACCTGGCTGCGGTCCTCCGCCTGTGAGTCCGGCTCGGGGGGGAGATCCGACATGGCTCAGCCTTCTCCGGTTTCGGCGGTCAGATCGGCGATGACCGTTTCGCCCGCAACCATCGTCTGGCCGATGCGGACCAGCGACGTGGCGCCGGGCGGCAGGTAGATGTCGAGACGGGAGCCGAACCGGATCAGGCCGAACCGCTCGCCGCGCTCCAGCGTATCGCCTTTCTTGGTCCAGCACAGGATACGGCGCGCCACGAGACCTGCGATCTGGACCACGCCGTAGCGGCGCCCGTCCGGCAGGGTCACGGCAAGGCCGTTGCGTTCGTTGTCCTCCGACGCCTTGTCGAGCGAGGCGTTGAGGAATTTGCCCGGCCGGTAAGCGACGGTATCGACCGTCCCGGCGGTCGGCAGCCGGTTCACATGGCAGTTGAAGACCGACATGAACACAGAGATGCGCATCATTTCCGCATCGCCCAGACCCAGCTCTGCCGGGGGAATGGCGGGTTCCAGCAGCGACACGATCCCGTCCGCAGGCGATACCATGACGTCCGGGCGGTTCGGCGTCACACGCTCCGGATCGCGGAAGAAGTAGTAGACCCAGACCGTCACGCCAGCGGCAATCCACCCCAGCGGTTCCCACACGAGGAACAGGACGACCGCGATCGCGGCTGCTATGGCAACGAATTTCCGCCCTTCCGGGTGCATCGGCTTGACGAAGGTGGACAGCATGGAGACAGACATGGAACCCCGCAGTGTTGGTCTGCCCTTCTCAGGCATTCAGGCGCCGGATGCAAATCAAACCTAACTGGCCCGCGCCCGGTTCCACCCTTGCGACGCATCCCTGGGCATCGTGTCACCGCAAACACAGGCTTACCGCCGCCCGGAGCGGATTCCGTTGCGCCGCACGGGGACACGACGCAACATTGGTGGCGGGATGACAGTCCGTCGGCATAGGAAACGTCTAACTGCGCCAAAGATCCAATAACGTCGCGTAGACCCCTATTGCATGCCCGACGGCCTTCCGTTTTGAATTGCCGATAGCAGAAACAGTCAATCTGAAGTACCCAGACATGGGTACGCGAACTCACTCCAAGGCTGACAACCCAAAAAATAACAATACCATAACGGGCGGCCAGGACACCAAGACACGACGGGCATCGTTGCCCCGAGCCAACAAGGGATATTCACTATGTCAAGACTCGCCCAACTGACTCTGACGACATTTCTGACAGCCGGCATCGCCACCGTCGGACTGGCGCAGGAGACCCACCCGGAGACCGGCGAGGCGCTGGCCGCCGATCAGACCTTCACCTACCGCATCCTGGACGAATTCTCTTCGCTCGACCCGCAGGTCGTCGAGGACGTGACCGGGTCGGAAGTGGCGCGCGACCTGTTCGAAGGCCTGATGAACCAGGACGAAAACGGCGAACTGGTGCCGGGTGTCGCCACCGGATACGAGGCCTCGGAAGACAAGACCACCTACACCTTCACGCTGCGTGACGATGCGAAATGGTCGAATGGCGATCCGGTGACTGCGCAGGACTTCGTCTTCGCGTGGCGCCGTGCTGTCTCGCCGGAACTGGCATCGCCGTACCAGTGGTACATGTCGCTGATGTCCATCGAGAACGCCGATGCCATCATCGCAGGCGAGATGGCCCCCGAAGAGCTGGGCGTCACCGCCGTCGACGACCGCACGCTCGAAGTGAAGCTGAGCCAGCCGCTGTCCTACTTCCCGCAGATGGTGACGCATGCCACGACCTTCCCGGCACCGCAGAAGGTGGTTGAGGAGTTCGGCGCCGACTGGACCAAGACGGAGAACATCGTCTCGAACGGCGCTTACGTGCTGACCGAACACATCCCGAACGAACGCTCCACCCGCGAGCGCAACGAGATGTACTGGGACAACGAGAACACCATCATCGACAAGACCGTGGCGCTGGTCATCAACGACGAGAACGTGGCCCTGACCCGGTTCCTCGCCGGTGAACTCGACCGCACCGAGATCCCCGCAGGCCAGTTCCCGCGCCTGTCCAAGGAGCACCCTGACGAGGCGATCAGCTTTCCGCGGCTGTGCAATTACTACTATACGTTCAACCTGTCCGACAGCGGCCCCGAAGCGTTCAAGGACGTGAACGTCCGCAAGGCCCTGGCCCTGGCCATCGACCGCGACATCATCACCAAGAACGTGCTGGCGGGCGGAGAAGTGGCGGCCTACAGCTTCACGCCGGCCGCCGTCGCCAACTTCGAACCGCCGGTCTCCGAAATGCAGGAGATGACCCAGGCGGAACGCGACGCGAAGGCGAAGGAACTCCTGGCGGAGGCGGGCTACGGTCCCGACAACCCGCTGAAGTTCGGCATGATGTACAACACCTCCGACAACCACCAGAAAATCGCCGTGGTCATGTCGCAGATGTGGAAGCAGAAGCTGGGCGTCGAGGTCGAACTGTCCAACATGGAGTGGAAGGTCTTCCTCGAAGTGCGCGGCAATCAGGACTTCGAACTGGCGCGCGGTGCATGGTGCGGCGACTACAACGAGGCGTCCACCTTCCTCGACCTGCTGACGACGCCGTCCGGCTATAACGACGGCAAGTACTCCAACGCCGACTATGACGCGCTGATCCAGGAGGCTAAGTCCGCCGACGACAGCGCACCGCTTTACACCGAGGCCGAGCAGATCTTTGCACAGGACATGCCGGTGATCCCGGTCTACCACGCGGCGGGCGTCTACATGATGGACAGCGACGTGGGCAACTGGCCGGTCAACAACGTCGAACAGAACTGGTATTCGAAGGACCTCTACAAGGTCGCCGAGTAAGCCGTTCCCAGACCCGTCCCGGCGTTCGCGCCGGGACCTGCCGCCGCGCGCAGGAATCGCACGCGGCGGCACGGGCACCGGACAAGACCCGGTCCCGGGATGCCGATCCATTCCCGCAAGGTTGAACCCCAAATGCTTTCTTATGTGATCCGACGGCTTCTGGTTGCTGTCCCGACGATCCTGTTACTGGTGATCGCTGCCTTTGCCATGATGCAGCTTGCGCCGGGCGGGCCATTCACTTCCGAACGTCCCCTGCCCCCCGAGGTGCTCGCCAACATCGAGCGTCGCTACGGCCTCGACCAGCCGCTGTGGAAGCAGCTCTGGGACTATTTCGCCAATATCGTCCTGCATTTCGATTTCGGGCCGTCCTTCGTCTACAAGGACCGGGACGTGAACGACATCATCGCGCAGGGCTTCCCGATCTCGCTGACCTACGGGTCGCTGGCCTTCCTCGCCGCGACGGTTGTGGGTGTGGTTCTCGGCATCGCCGCCGCGATCCGGCACAACACCTGGATCGATTACGCCGCCGTGTCGCTGGGGATCGCCGCACAGGCGCTGCCGAACTTCATCATGGGCCCGATCCTGATCCTGACCTTCACGCTCTGGCTGGGGCTGTTGCCCGGCGGCGGCTGGAACGGCGGACAGTGGCAATACCTCATCATGCCGGTGATTGCGCTTTCGACCTCCTACATGGGGTCCATCGCGCGGATCACCCGGTCGTCGATGCTGGAAGTGCTGAACTCCAACTTCATCCGCACCGCCCGTGCCAAGGGCCTGCCGCAAGGCACGATCATCTGGCGACACGCGATGAAGCCGACACTGCTGCCGGTGATCTCCTACCTCGGGCCGGTCTTCGTTTACGTGCTGACGGGGTCCGTCTTCGTCGATCTCTACTTCTCCACCGGCGGCCTCGGTCAGAGCTACGTGAACTCCGCCCTCACCCGCGACTATGCGGTGCTGCTGGGCGTGACGATCCTGTACGGCGCGCTGACCGTCGTCGTGAACCTGCTGACCGACCTCGCCTACGCGTGGTTCGATCCCAAGATCCGGTACTGACATGCGCTTTTTCGGAACATCCCCCAAGGCCGCCGCGCTGGCGGGCGAGATCACCGACTTCACCGCCGTGCGCGGCCGGTCGCTTCTGAGGGACGCCTTCAACCGCTTCCTGCGCAACAAGGCCGCGATGGCAAGCGTCGTCATCCTTGCGCTGGTCGTGCTGTTCGTGCTGTTCGGACCGCTGTTCTCGCAATGGTCGAACGAGGAAATCGACTGGGTCGTGATGGGAGACGTGAAGGGCATGGGCATGCCGTCGCTGGAGACCGGGCACTACTTCGGCGTCGACGATCTCGGCCGCGATTTGTATGCACGGACGATCCAGGCGACGCGCACCTCGCTGCTGGTCGGGCTGATCGGTGCCGCCATGGCGCTGGTCGTGGGCACGCTTTGGGGTGTCGTCGCGGGCTACTTCGGCGGG is a genomic window containing:
- a CDS encoding phosphatidylserine decarboxylase, translating into MSVSMLSTFVKPMHPEGRKFVAIAAAIAVVLFLVWEPLGWIAAGVTVWVYYFFRDPERVTPNRPDVMVSPADGIVSLLEPAIPPAELGLGDAEMMRISVFMSVFNCHVNRLPTAGTVDTVAYRPGKFLNASLDKASEDNERNGLAVTLPDGRRYGVVQIAGLVARRILCWTKKGDTLERGERFGLIRFGSRLDIYLPPGATSLVRIGQTMVAGETVIADLTAETGEG
- the oppB gene encoding oligopeptide ABC transporter permease OppB; translation: MLSYVIRRLLVAVPTILLLVIAAFAMMQLAPGGPFTSERPLPPEVLANIERRYGLDQPLWKQLWDYFANIVLHFDFGPSFVYKDRDVNDIIAQGFPISLTYGSLAFLAATVVGVVLGIAAAIRHNTWIDYAAVSLGIAAQALPNFIMGPILILTFTLWLGLLPGGGWNGGQWQYLIMPVIALSTSYMGSIARITRSSMLEVLNSNFIRTARAKGLPQGTIIWRHAMKPTLLPVISYLGPVFVYVLTGSVFVDLYFSTGGLGQSYVNSALTRDYAVLLGVTILYGALTVVVNLLTDLAYAWFDPKIRY
- the pssA gene encoding CDP-diacylglycerol--serine O-phosphatidyltransferase, whose product is MSDLPPEPDSQAEDRSQVSLLMLLPNMVTLTGMSFGFTAIRFAMEGRFGAAVFAILIAALADGLDGLLARKLKAESPMGAQLDSLSDFLCFGVAPAVVVYQVHLAHTGGFGWVFALLFAAATCLRLARFNVMSGQADESAGPKRHFVGVPAPAGAMLGLLPVFMMLAGGWDAGEAPAMVALWLALIGVLMISKLKTPSPKAIKVPRRMIAVILFATVTVIGFSFTHPWYLLVLLDWAYLAVVALAAIRARGRLFG
- a CDS encoding peptide ABC transporter substrate-binding protein codes for the protein MSRLAQLTLTTFLTAGIATVGLAQETHPETGEALAADQTFTYRILDEFSSLDPQVVEDVTGSEVARDLFEGLMNQDENGELVPGVATGYEASEDKTTYTFTLRDDAKWSNGDPVTAQDFVFAWRRAVSPELASPYQWYMSLMSIENADAIIAGEMAPEELGVTAVDDRTLEVKLSQPLSYFPQMVTHATTFPAPQKVVEEFGADWTKTENIVSNGAYVLTEHIPNERSTRERNEMYWDNENTIIDKTVALVINDENVALTRFLAGELDRTEIPAGQFPRLSKEHPDEAISFPRLCNYYYTFNLSDSGPEAFKDVNVRKALALAIDRDIITKNVLAGGEVAAYSFTPAAVANFEPPVSEMQEMTQAERDAKAKELLAEAGYGPDNPLKFGMMYNTSDNHQKIAVVMSQMWKQKLGVEVELSNMEWKVFLEVRGNQDFELARGAWCGDYNEASTFLDLLTTPSGYNDGKYSNADYDALIQEAKSADDSAPLYTEAEQIFAQDMPVIPVYHAAGVYMMDSDVGNWPVNNVEQNWYSKDLYKVAE